In Canis lupus familiaris isolate Mischka breed German Shepherd chromosome 5, alternate assembly UU_Cfam_GSD_1.0, whole genome shotgun sequence, a genomic segment contains:
- the TMEM238L gene encoding putative transmembrane protein LOC100289255 homolog encodes MLLGRRWGRCNPGRCAFLLVLALLLDAVGLVLLLLGILASLDYWDFLVYTGALILAFSLLFWISWYSLNIEEPLEKLDF; translated from the coding sequence ATGCTCCTGGGGAGGCGGTGGGGAAGATGCAACCCGGGCCGCTGCGCCTTCCTCCTTGTCCTGGCCCTCTTGCTCGACGCCGTGGGCCTGGTGCTTCTGCTGCTGGGCATCCTCGCCTCCCTCGATTACTGGGACTTCTTGGTCTACACGGGGGCCCTGATCCTGGCTTTCAGCCTGCTGTTCTGGATCAGCTGGTATTCCCTCAACATCGAGGAACCTCTGGAGAAACTGGACTTTTAG